The DNA window ATTGCCGGACGTGTGTCCGACGGCGACCTGACCGTGCGTTTTGTGGAGCCCAAACGCGGGGCGCGCGGCATCTACAAGGCCATGTGGGGCATGACCGGCAAGCTCAAGCGCCTTGTGGGCGAGATTCAGGAGGCCACGGAAAGCGTTTCCGCCGGCAGTCAGGAACTGTCTTCGTCCTCGCAGGCCTTGTCACAGGGAACCACCGAGCAGGCCGCGGCCGTTGAGGAGGTCAACGCCTCCATCGTGCAGATGGCCGGGAGCATTCATGACAATGCGGACAACGCCCGCAAGACCGACGAGATCGCCGCGCGGGCTGCGGATGAAACCGAAAAGGGCGGTACCGCCGTGAGCCGGAGCGTCGGCGTGATGCAGGAGATTGCGGAAAAGGTTTCCTCCATTGAGGAAATAGCGCGGCAAACCAACCTGCTGGCCCTGAATGCGGCCATCGAGGCGGCCCGGGCCGGAGAACAGGGCAAAGGCTTTGCCGTGGTTGCTGCCGAGGTGCGCAAGCTCGCCGAACGCAGCGGCCAGATTGCGGGCGAGGTGTCCGAGCTGTCCTCCCAGAGCGTGGAAATCGCCGGACAGGTGGGCGCGCTGTTTGAAAAGATCGTACCGGAAATACGCAAGACAGCCGAATTGGTCAGTGAAATATCCAAGTCTTGCGACGAGCAGAATTATGGAGTCGAGCAGGTGCAGACAGCCGTGGAGCAGCTGGATGCTGTTATTCAGCAGAACGCCTCTGCCGCAGAGGAAATGGCGTCCACAGCCGAAGAGTTTGCCAGTCAGTCCGAAGGATTGCAGGCCACCATGTCGTTCTTCCGTGTGGACGGCAACGGGGCTTCCGACATGACCGGGCGCACAATGATTGCGGCACGTTCCATGACACCGCCACCATTGCCGCCGGGACCGGCCCCCCACGAGGACCAGGATTTTGAAAAGTATTGATGGGAATGGATGAGAGGCCGGGTGAATGCCCGGCCTTTTTTTTTCAGTATCCGCGTTTGCCGAGTATGGCGTCGCGGCGCTGGGGCGGCAGGGCGTGGTTATGCCGCATCTGCGAGAAATAGGCCCGGACGATTGCTTCACAGGACGCATCAAGGTCTGCGCCGCCTGGAGACTGCCATTGCAGCAGGGTGTCCGCAAGCGCCTCGGCCACAATGCGGTCCTCGGACCATTGCGGATATGACTGCCAATAGCGTGCTGCCTGTTCGGCCCTGCCCAGCTTGGCGCAGGCGTATCCGGCGTGCAGCCATGCGTCCGGCACGTCGTCCCGCATGGCTATGGCCTGGTCCAGCAGGTCGAGGGCCTGCTCGTTTCTGCCGATGCGTACACATGCGATGCCGGCCATGACAAGATGACGCACCAGCGGCTGGCTTCGTTTTTTTTGTTTTTTTTCCACCAGTTCCTGCAGGGCGTCGGCGCAGGCCGTGAAATATGATTCGGCCTTGTCGAAGTCGCGGCGTAACTCGGCGCGCATTGCCCGTTCGAAATTCTTTTCGCCCTTGGCATCCAGCGGGACGAGCCTGTCCAGAAATCCCATGATTATCCTTTGATTACCCGGTTTCTTCCCTGCGCCTTGGCTTCGTACATCAGGGCGTCCGCCCTGTGTTGTGCGGTTTCGAGTTTCTGGTCCTCCGGGCGCAGCTCCGTGACGCCGATGCTGGCCGTGAACCGTATTTCGGCGTCTTCCCACGGAAGCGCGAGATCTTCAATGGCCAGGCGCATGCGCTCGGCTACGGAATAGGCGTTTTCCAGTGGTGTTTCCACCAGTACTGCGGCAAATTCCTCGCCGCCGATGCGGCCGAAAATGTCCGTGTCGCGCAATATGGTTGTGCATGTCTTTGCCAACTCTCTGAGCACGCAGTCACCCGCCTGATGCCCATGCGTGTCGTTGATGGATTTGAAATGGTCCACATCGAGCATCAGCACACTGTAGGGTGTTCCGTAGCGTTTGAACCGCTTGAATTCATGTTCGCTCTGTTCAAGGAAGGCAAAGCGGTTGTTCACTTCGGTCAGGGCGTCGGTTTTGGCCATGCGCACAAGTTTGGCCTCCAACCGCTTGAGCTCGTTGATGTTCTCGATGACCTGAAGGATGTATTTCGGGTTGCCCTCGTCATCGCGAACGATGGTGGTGGTCACGCGGCCCCAGACTTCGGACCCGTCCAGACGCACGTATCGTTTTTCGCGAACGTACATGGGTATGTCCCGTATCCACAGGCGACTGTTGAGGTCCTTGTCCGTGTTCTGATCTTTTTCATGGGTTATTTCGCTGATGTTCATACCCATGAGGTCGTAGTCCGAGTAGCCCACCAGCATGGCCATGCGGCTGTTGACCCGCTGGATCGTGCCGTCGCGGTCAAGGGTGCAGATGCCTACGCCTGCATTGGCGAAAATGGCGCGGAACCGTCGTTCGCTGGACCGCAGGGCCTTTTCGGTGCGTTTGCGTTGGCTGATGTCCTCAATGGCCCAGATTACACCCTTGGTCAGGTCCGGCGGTGTTGCCGTGTCCAGGGCCTTGCCCGAAAGCATGCACCAGACCGCGCTGCCGTCCTTGCGCCGCAGCCGGAATTCCACCTGCGTCTGTTTGCTCTCCCTGAGGGGGTAGTAGAAATTTTCCCCGAATTCGCGAAAGGCGTTTTCCGAAAGATGTATTTCCCGAACATTCAGTCCGGTCATGGATTCGGGCGACGGGTACCCGAGGATTTCTGCCAGCCGCTCGTTGGTCCGTATTATTTGCCGTTCGTTTTGCAGCATGAGCATGCCCACCTGCGTATTGTCGAAAATGGATTGCAGTTCGTGGCGGGATCGCATCAGTTCACGTTCTGCCTGAAGGCGTTCGGTAACGTCTTCAATGATCCAGACCCCCCCCTGCGACAAATCATCCCAGTCCAGGGGCGCGGCAATGGTTCGGCACCAGAATCGACTGCCGTCCGAACGCTTGAAATGGTGCACGGCATCATATTGCTGTCCGGATTCAAAGGCTGCCTTCGAAGCCTGCCCCATGGTCGCATATTGCTGGTCGTCAATGTACAGTATCCGCGTGGATTGGTTGATCAGCTCATCCACTGTATGTTTCGAAATGTCGGCAGCTTTCTGGTTCATCCATATGAAACGCCGATCGCGGATCAGGGCGATACCCATGTGGGTGTTGTCCAGTATGCGTTGCTGCAGTCGGTTGACGTGGCGCAGTTCCTGTTCGATCTTTTTTCGGAAACTGATGTTGCGCAACGCTCCACGCACCTGAATCGCCTGCCCCTGTTCATTGCAGTCCACAAAGAACTGGGCAAAGAACCACGGCCGTTTTCCGGAAGGCCTGAAGCCGCGCAATTCCGTGTGGAAGCTGGAGCAGTTTTCAATGCTCTTCTCAATGAGGCTTTTGAGTGCCCTCCTGTCTTCCGGCTGCAGCCGAGCCAGGATGTTGTCGATGGTGCATT is part of the Pseudodesulfovibrio senegalensis genome and encodes:
- a CDS encoding PAS domain S-box protein; translation: MKLSKLVEIDKLHRLVASFQDMLDVPCSLLDAESTLAAVRSRNDICAKHHATNSNKACLARWESIAKRLAKGEAVTSSCPLGLHDIALPVMIDDHHAGSIFIGPFRTDEPDRTKLGKLAAKLHLDADELYAEHLAATLIQPEKISSLQNFMIDLAGVITTIGQDNNRLAEAEKELRDASNELEQTVAARTQELEETKIRLNDAQHIGKIGNFQIDLMTDRHWWSDELYRLLGYDPGSVECTIDNILARLQPEDRRALKSLIEKSIENCSSFHTELRGFRPSGKRPWFFAQFFVDCNEQGQAIQVRGALRNISFRKKIEQELRHVNRLQQRILDNTHMGIALIRDRRFIWMNQKAADISKHTVDELINQSTRILYIDDQQYATMGQASKAAFESGQQYDAVHHFKRSDGSRFWCRTIAAPLDWDDLSQGGVWIIEDVTERLQAERELMRSRHELQSIFDNTQVGMLMLQNERQIIRTNERLAEILGYPSPESMTGLNVREIHLSENAFREFGENFYYPLRESKQTQVEFRLRRKDGSAVWCMLSGKALDTATPPDLTKGVIWAIEDISQRKRTEKALRSSERRFRAIFANAGVGICTLDRDGTIQRVNSRMAMLVGYSDYDLMGMNISEITHEKDQNTDKDLNSRLWIRDIPMYVREKRYVRLDGSEVWGRVTTTIVRDDEGNPKYILQVIENINELKRLEAKLVRMAKTDALTEVNNRFAFLEQSEHEFKRFKRYGTPYSVLMLDVDHFKSINDTHGHQAGDCVLRELAKTCTTILRDTDIFGRIGGEEFAAVLVETPLENAYSVAERMRLAIEDLALPWEDAEIRFTASIGVTELRPEDQKLETAQHRADALMYEAKAQGRNRVIKG